TGAAGGTAAATGCCATGCTGGCCCTGTCCATCTTGAGACTCATTGCCGGACTCCGCAGCGGGTGATGAGAGTTAAAGCTAAGCGAGGGATTGCGACCCTGCAACTGATCATAAGACCAAGCGGCCAGGCTGTCAGTGATTGTCTTGTCCTGCGGGCCTAATGACCCGCTGTCAGCCGGCTCCAGGGCGGCCACGAAGGCAAAACGCCCCGGTGTCCTTGATGCCGGCGGGGCTTTTCCGGTGCTGCGTCGCATGCTTAGATGATTGCTCATGGCCATGGCGCGGTGCAGGCGCCACCCCGCCGATACAGGAATGCAACGTCACCATGTCAGGAAAGACTCCCTCAGGATGGATCCGTCGCCTGCTGTCCCCGCGCTGGCAGCACCCCGATGCCGAGAAACGCCGCGAGGCTGCCCAGCGCCTGGACGCCACGCGCCCCGAGGACCATCGCCGGCTCGAGACGCTGGCCCGGGACCCGGATGCCAGGGTCCGCCAGTCCGCCCTGTCCCGGCTCGCCGATCCCCAGGCGTTGCTGGCGATGCTCGAAGACGAGGCCTCGCCGGAACTGACGACGCGCCTGACCGCCTTGCTGGTGGGACACGACGGCGACCTGAGCCTGGCGCATCGTCTGGCGCTGGTGGAACGCCTCTCGCACCCGCGCCTGCTGAATGATATCGCCATGCAGGGAGACAACCAGCAGCTCAGGCTGACCGCGCTGGCGCGGATCACCGACGAAACCGCGCTGCTTGACCAGGCCTGCGAGAACGGCATCGCCGCCGTGCGCCGCGCCGCCGCCGATCGCATCGACAGCGAAAGCGGCTTGCGTGAACTGGCCCGCCGCGCTCGGCGAGACAAGCAGATTCAGCGGCTGGCCCGGGAGGCCCTGAACCGGCGCCGGGCCGATGCCGCCCAGGCCCAAGCGGCCCACGAGAAACGCGAGCGGCTGCTCAGCGCCCTGGAAGCCCATGTCACCCATGCCTGGGAGCCCCTGTATGCCGGCCGCTATCGGCACCTGACACGGGAGTGGGAGAGCCTCAAGGACCTGCCCAGCGCCGAACATGAGCGTCGCTACCAGGACGCGGCCCTGGCCTGTCGCAAGGTCATCAGCGACCACGAGGCCCACCAGCAGGCCGCCGAAAGCGCGCATCAACAGCGCGAGAACGATGACGAAACGCGCCTTGGCCTGATCGAGTCGCTGGAGGAAGGCCTCGCCGGCCTGCGCCAGCATACGCGCCTCACCGGCCAGGACATGGCCAGCCTGCGCGCCCAGAAGCGCCTGCTCGATCAGCGCTGGGCGGCGCTTTCCGATCGTCACCCGCCCAGGGAGACCCTGCGCGCCCGCCACGACCAGGCCTTGGCCGACTACCATCGCCTGGATGTCGCCTGGTCGCGGCTCGAGCAGCACGCTGCAACCCTCGAACGGGCGCTCACCGACCATGACCGCGACCGCCTGGTCGCCCTGCTCGAGACCATCGCCTGGCCGAGCGAGCTGCCGCCCACCGACGCCATCGCCCAGGCGCGCGCCCAGCTCGACCCGCACCCGCCGCTCCACGGCCACGAGGCATCGACGGCCGGTCGCGACACACTCGAGCGTGACCTCGCGACCCTCGAGGAGCAGCTCAAGCGCGGCGCCTTCAAGGCCGCCAGCCGCCTGCACCAGCAACTGCGCCAGCAGCTCGCGACCCGTCCCGAGCAGGAACGCCGAGGCATCGAGAGCCGACTCAAGCGCCTTGGCGCACAGCTCGCCGAGCTGCGCGACTGGCGCGGCTTCGTCGCGGCCCCCAAGCGAGAGCAGCTGTGTGAGGCCATCGAGGCCCTGACCGAGGATGGCACCCTGGCCGCCGAGGCATTGGATCGCCGCCACCGGCGGCTGGTCCAGGAATGGAAGGCCCTCGGCGATGCCGCCGCCACCCACGAGCTGTCGAGGCGTTTCCGCCAGGCCTCCGATCGTCTGCACGAGCGCCTGGCGCCCTGGCGGGAGCAGCAGCAGACCCTGCGTATCCAGAACCTCGAGACGCGCCGCGCCCTGTGTGACCAGCTCGAGACTCTGCTGACGCGCCCCGATCCCGAGGCCGATCCGGACGCCCTGCGCGAGATTCGCGACAAGGCCCGCGAACAGTGGCGGCGCTGTTCTCCGGTCCCTCGGCCTCAGGCCCAGACGATCGGCCGGCGCTTTGCCACCCTCAGCCACGACCTTCAGAACCTGATCGATCGCCGCGCCCGAGAGATCGCCGCGGCCAAGCGCGCACTGATCCAGGAAGCCCGCACCCTGAGCGAATCGGCCCAGCCGGCCAGCCGGACGGCCCGGGACGCCAAGGGCCTGCAGCGGCGCTGGCGAGCCCTTGGCCGGGCGCCCAAGGGCGAGGAGCAGGCCCTGTGGCGGGAGTTTCGTGACCTGTGCGACGAGATCTTCGCCCGTCGCGAGGCGGAGCACGACGATCAGGCTGCCCGGGCCAAGGCGCGCCTGGACGCCATGCAGGCCGTCATCGATCGCCTCGATGCCTGGCAGCCGTCCTCCAGCCGCGATCAAGCTGTGCTCGACGAGGCCAGCGCCGAGATCGAGGCGCTCAAGCCCCTGCCCTCGGGGCGCCGCACCGAGGGCATGCGCAAGCGCTGGGCCGGAATCGTGCGGGCGCGCCGCGAACGGCTGGCCCGCCTGGCCGTCCATGAAGAGATCCGAGCCTGGCAATCCCTGCAACCGCTGCTCTCGGCGCACCTGGACGCCGACCGCAAGGCCCTGGACGGCCTGGCGCCCCGCGAGGTTGTCGCCGACGAGGTACTGGCCGGCGAAACACTGGCCGGCGACATGCTGAAGGCCCACCAGGCCCGCAACGACGCCCGCCGCCATCCTCCTGCCCCACAGACGGTCACGGATACCCTGACACGCCTGCGGGTGCATTTGGCGCTGCTGGCCGGCAGCGGTCTCGCCCATCAGGACGAGCCACTGCGCCTGGCGATTCAGGTCGAGCGCCTCAACGAGAGCCTCGGCCAGGAGGCCTCCCGGGCCGAGGAACTGCACGGCGTGCTGTGCGCCCTGCTGGCCACCGGCCCGGTGCCCGCCCAGCACTGGGCGCGCGAGGCACTCGAGCTCGATGCCCTGCTGCACCAGATGCTGCCTCTGCCGCCGCCCTGACCGGGACGCTGCCCATGGCTAGGTGGGCGGCCAAGCACGGCATGACATCTCATCTCGACAGCAACCAAAAGCCCCGAGGCCAAGGCCTCGGGGCTTTTTTGGGGCGTGCTTCGTATTGTGTCTTTCGGCGCTGGCGAGCCTCAGCCCATGAACTGGCCGCCGTTGATGTCCAGGTTGGCGCCGGTGATGAAGCCGGATTCCTTGTCGGCCAGGAAGACCACCGCCCGGGCGATCTCCTCAGGGGTACCGTAACGCTTGACCGGAATCCCCTCGCGAATCGCCTCGCGTACCTTCTCGGGAATCTGCATGATCATGTCGGTCGCGATGTAGCCCGGCGACAGGGTGTTGACGGTGATGCCCTTGGTCGCGGTTTCCTGCGCCAGCGACATGGTCAGGCCATGCATGCCGGCCTTGGCGGCCGCATAGTTGACCTGGCCGAACTGGCCCTTGCGGCCGTTGATCGAGGAGATGTTCACGATCCGGCCATAGCCGTGCTCGAGCATGTCCTCGATGACACCGCGACAGGTATTGAAGACGCTGTTGAGGTTGGTATCGATGACCTCGTGCCACTGATCGGGGGTCATCTTCTTCATGGTGCCGTCCCGGGTGATACCGGCACAGTTCACCAGCACGCTGACGGGGCCATGCTGGTCGCGAATCTCGGTGACGCCTCTGACGCAGTCGTCATAGTCGGTCAGGTCGACACCGGACAGCGCGATGTTGTCGAAGCCATCGGCCTGTTGGGTGGCGAGCCACTGCTTGGCCTTCTCAGGATTGTGATACCCCGCAACGACCTGATAGCCCTCCTTGGCCAGGGCGCGGCAGATCGCCGTTCCGATGCCACCGGTACCACCGGTAACCCACGCGACGGGTGCTGCATTAGCCATTGTGTATCTCCCTGATAGCTGACTGGATGCCACGACGCGTGGCCCGAACAGTATGGACCATTCCCGCGCCGGCACCTGCGAGCATCGCAACCCAGGGTGACAGTTTCAATTCATCCCGAGCGATTATTGTCACCCTCGATTCAACTCTTGACCCTGAGCAAAAACCCTGTATTATGTGCCTCACGTTGATGCGGGGTGGAGCAGTCTGGTAGCTCGTCGGGCTCATAACCCGAAGGTCATCGGTTCAAATCCGGTCCCCGCTACCAAACATAGAAAAAGCCGATACTCTTTGGGTGTCGGCTTTTTTGCATCTGGCCACAGCGATGTATTCAGCCCGAAGGCCATCGGTTCGCTCTGGCTTCAACGTCGGCGGTCCCCGCTACCAAACATAGAAAAAACCGATACTCTTTGAGTGTCGGCTTTTTTGTATCTGGCCACAGCGATGCATTCAGCCCGAAGGCCACCGGTTCGCTCTGGCTTCAACATCGGCGGTCCCCGCTACCAAACACAGAAAAAGCCGATACTCTTTGAGTGTCGGCTTTTTTGCGCCTGGCCACAGTAATGCATTCAGCCCAAAGGCCATCGGTTCGCTCTGGTTCCTGGATTCATAGAATAACCGCAGCACTTTGGCCCACGAGGTAGAGGCGGGAGGGGCAGCGCCGGTACCCTTCTCGGCTCACCGTCCAAAGTGAAGAAGAGCATGGGATACCGACAGCTGACCCAGACCCAACGATACCAGATCTATGCCCGTTATGACCTGGGCGTTAGCCGACGACAAATCGCCAAAGAGCTTGGCATCCACAACAGTACGATCAGCCGTGAGCTGCGCCGCAACGTCACCGCCAGCGGCTATGATCCTGAGCAGGCCCAGTCCCTCAGTGATCATCGGCGTCGCACCGCCTGGAAGTGGACGAAGCGCTTGCCCTGCATGATCGCCGCAGTCGTTGACCGGCTGCGGGAGGAGTGGAGCCCAGAGCAGACTCAGCGGTTTCATGGCGCCCTTGGCTGGCGTAGGCGTCAGTCACCAGTGGATCTACGCCTTGATCTGGGATGATAAGGCCCGTGGTGGCGATCTTTGGCAGCACCTCCGCCAGCCCAAGCGGCGCAGTAAGCACCGTGCTCAGGCGAAGAGCGCAGGGCTCGGTAAGATTCCCAACCGCGTAGGCATCGAGCATCGCCCCGCTGAAGTCGATGACAGGCGCTTTATCGGGCACTGGGAGGGTGACACCGTGGTCCAGGGGCACAAGCAATCGGGCCTGGTGACACTGGTCGAGCGACGTAGCGGCTATCTGCTGGCGGCACGACTGCCCAAGCTCTCAGCGGATCTGACGCAGAGGGCCATGATCCGCCTGCTGAAGCCTCGCCGAGGTGCTGTCCAGACCATCACCCTGGACAACGGCTCGGAATTCGCGGATCACGAGACCGTGGCCAAGGCGGTAACGGCAGCGACTTACTTCTGCGATCCCTACTGTTCCGGGCAGCGTGGGACCAATGAGAACACCAATGGCCTGATACGACAGTACTTCCCCAAGGGAACGGATTTCCGACAGGTCACAGATGCCAAGCTGCGCAAGGTGGTCGAGAAGCTGAATGACCGACCCCGAAAGCGTCTCGGCTATCGCACACCGGCACAGGTGTTTCTGGGGGAATATTCAGGAGCCCTAGATACCGCAGGTGCTGCGCTTGTTGCTTGAATTCAGGGTTTCAACGTCAGCGGTCACTGCTACTTAACCCAGAAAAAGCCGATACGCAGGCGAGTATCGGCTTTTTGCGTCTGGGCC
The genomic region above belongs to Halomonas sp. YLGW01 and contains:
- a CDS encoding DUF349 domain-containing protein, which translates into the protein MSGKTPSGWIRRLLSPRWQHPDAEKRREAAQRLDATRPEDHRRLETLARDPDARVRQSALSRLADPQALLAMLEDEASPELTTRLTALLVGHDGDLSLAHRLALVERLSHPRLLNDIAMQGDNQQLRLTALARITDETALLDQACENGIAAVRRAAADRIDSESGLRELARRARRDKQIQRLAREALNRRRADAAQAQAAHEKRERLLSALEAHVTHAWEPLYAGRYRHLTREWESLKDLPSAEHERRYQDAALACRKVISDHEAHQQAAESAHQQRENDDETRLGLIESLEEGLAGLRQHTRLTGQDMASLRAQKRLLDQRWAALSDRHPPRETLRARHDQALADYHRLDVAWSRLEQHAATLERALTDHDRDRLVALLETIAWPSELPPTDAIAQARAQLDPHPPLHGHEASTAGRDTLERDLATLEEQLKRGAFKAASRLHQQLRQQLATRPEQERRGIESRLKRLGAQLAELRDWRGFVAAPKREQLCEAIEALTEDGTLAAEALDRRHRRLVQEWKALGDAAATHELSRRFRQASDRLHERLAPWREQQQTLRIQNLETRRALCDQLETLLTRPDPEADPDALREIRDKAREQWRRCSPVPRPQAQTIGRRFATLSHDLQNLIDRRAREIAAAKRALIQEARTLSESAQPASRTARDAKGLQRRWRALGRAPKGEEQALWREFRDLCDEIFARREAEHDDQAARAKARLDAMQAVIDRLDAWQPSSSRDQAVLDEASAEIEALKPLPSGRRTEGMRKRWAGIVRARRERLARLAVHEEIRAWQSLQPLLSAHLDADRKALDGLAPREVVADEVLAGETLAGDMLKAHQARNDARRHPPAPQTVTDTLTRLRVHLALLAGSGLAHQDEPLRLAIQVERLNESLGQEASRAEELHGVLCALLATGPVPAQHWAREALELDALLHQMLPLPPP
- the phbB gene encoding acetoacetyl-CoA reductase, translated to MANAAPVAWVTGGTGGIGTAICRALAKEGYQVVAGYHNPEKAKQWLATQQADGFDNIALSGVDLTDYDDCVRGVTEIRDQHGPVSVLVNCAGITRDGTMKKMTPDQWHEVIDTNLNSVFNTCRGVIEDMLEHGYGRIVNISSINGRKGQFGQVNYAAAKAGMHGLTMSLAQETATKGITVNTLSPGYIATDMIMQIPEKVREAIREGIPVKRYGTPEEIARAVVFLADKESGFITGANLDINGGQFMG
- a CDS encoding helix-turn-helix domain-containing protein, which codes for MGYRQLTQTQRYQIYARYDLGVSRRQIAKELGIHNSTISRELRRNVTASGYDPEQAQSLSDHRRRTAWKWTKRLPCMIAAVVDRLREEWSPEQTQRFHGALGWRRRQSPVDLRLDLG
- a CDS encoding IS30 family transposase, encoding MIWDDKARGGDLWQHLRQPKRRSKHRAQAKSAGLGKIPNRVGIEHRPAEVDDRRFIGHWEGDTVVQGHKQSGLVTLVERRSGYLLAARLPKLSADLTQRAMIRLLKPRRGAVQTITLDNGSEFADHETVAKAVTAATYFCDPYCSGQRGTNENTNGLIRQYFPKGTDFRQVTDAKLRKVVEKLNDRPRKRLGYRTPAQVFLGEYSGALDTAGAALVA